In the genome of Actinobacillus genomosp. 1, the window TTGATGATGATAATGTGCGTAAGTCGTTTTATATATGGGCATCTTCCCAAGCATTCCAATATGATCGTTGGGCGTTAAACAATAGTATTCGTTTTGATTATCAACGTAACAAAAATATTGATTCCGCTTGGTATTACAATCCAGATAAAAGCCGAAATATCGAGTTTAGTACGGATTTAAGTTATCGTCAGCCGATGGATTACGGGCTTGTATTAACTCATCATTTAAAAGGATTGGTCGGGAAATATAAGCAACAAAGTCATAAAGCCGAGAATTCGTGGGCGATAAGTTACGGACATGATTGGCGTATTACCAAAAAAATCAATTTATCTTATGAAATCGGTCGTAAGAAAAATATTTATGACGGTGCAGCCGAATTTAATAACTACGGTAATGTGAATCTTTCCTATTCTTTTTAATTTAGGTAATAAAAATGATATTAAAAAAATTTAGTCAAATCATTATTGCTTGTTTGTCTTTTTTATCGATACCCGTATTCGCCAATAATACGTATAGCGTTTTAGCTTATCACTCAGTGGTTGATGAAAGTGCGCCTAAAGATAAAAGATTATATGTATCGCAGACGATTTCTTCCGACCAATTAATTGCGCATTTTAATTGGTTTAAAAGTCAGGGTTATAACATTGTCAGCTGGCAGCAAATTATTGATGCGGAAAAGGGTAAAACTAAGCTCCCCAATAAAGCTGTTCTGCTGTCTTTTGATGACGGTTATGAAACGATGTATAGCGTCATTTATCCGTTATTAAAGGCTTATAACTATCCGGCGGTATTTGCGCCGGTTTCCAGTTGGATTAGTGCGCCAATGGGACAAAAAATCCAATATGGAAACGAGAAATTAGACCGTGAGAAATTCTTTGCAACGTGGCAACAAATTGACGAAATGCAGAATAGCGGTTTGGTTGAAATCGCCTCTCATACTCATGACCTGCACCACGGTATAAAAGCCAATCCCGGCGGTAGCCAACTTGCGGCAATGATTGCGCCGGAATATAAAAACGGCAAATATGAAACGGAAGAACAATATAAGTTCCGTGTTTTGAACGATATGAAAATATCGTCAAACCTGATTAAGAAATATACGGGAAAAGCACCTCAAATTATGGTGTGGCCTTATGGGGCTTTTACCGAAACGACTGTGAAATTGGCAAAAGAAGCGGGGATGCCGTATCACTTTACGTTAAAAGAAAAAGTGAACCAGGTCGGTGATGCGCACGTAGGGCGTTTTCTGATTGATGCGGAATCGAATTTTGCGGTAATGGCACGCTATTTGAATCGAGTATCGGATACGGACAACGAATCGTTCGTACAAAGAAAACTACATATTAATTTAGATTTCGTATATAGCCCGGATCCGATTAAATTTAAAGCGAATTACGATGCGTTAATTAGTAATGTCGCTAAATACGGCGTAACCGCCGTTTACTTGAAGGCGTATTCGGACAGCAATAAAGACGGCATTATCGATGCGGTTTATTTTCCTAATAAATATCTACCGGTGAGAGCGGATATTTTTAGTCAGGTTGCTTGGCAATTACGTACTCGTGCGGGAGTAAAAGTTTATACATGGATGCCGGCATCCTTAGAAAGCTTACCTGAGAACCTACGCCAAGTTAAAGTTATGCAATCGCTTTATCAAGATTTATCACTTTATTCCAAAACGGACGGATTATTCTTTGACAGCAAAATAGGTAAACATAAATGGATTGATAATTCAAAAGAGAGCATCAATCTGACGAAATTATGGACGGCGGCGGCGGAACCATATTTCTTTTTTAACCGATATACACAAAGAATCTCCAGAAATATTGATCCGTTAGATACGAACTTTACGCAAAATCTGGTCGAGTTTAGTAAAAATTATGACGGTGTTTTAATTGAGATGCGCCCTTATTCATTAGGTGGTGTTAAAACGAAGCAAGAAGCGAAACATTGGTTACTTGATATTGTTCAGCGCGTAGAAGAGTCAGAGGTTGCGACCAAACAGATCTTATTCGATTTTGCAGTGGTTAATCCTAAAACATCGGAAAACATTTCTTCGGAAGAGTTAATCAGTTGGATTAAATTGTTAGAACAACATCAAATACTGAGTTTCGGTTATTACCCGAATAAATATTTATTTGATGAAAGTATGCTACAAAAAATGAAACCTTATGTTTCAAGTAATCGGGATATCACAAGGAAGTAGGCGGATATATGATTTTAGAAATATTCAGTTTGTTTGTATTTGCTTATCCGGCGGTCATGGCATTTTATTGGGCATTTGCAGGACTTACGTATTTTTTATTTAAAGAAAAGTTAAAAGTTCCTCCGAATTTTGAGCAAATGAAGCATGAAGAGGTGCCTTTAGTGAGTTTAATGGTGCCTTGTTACAATGAGTCGGATAACTTGGATGAGGCGATTCCTCATTTGCTCAACTTAAAATATCCGAATTATGAGCTGATTTTTATTAATGACGGCAGTAAAGATCATACTGGTGAGATTATTGATAAATGGGCGAAAAGAGATAAACGGGTTGTTGCGCTACACCAACAGAATTCAGGTAAGGCAAGCGCATTAAATAATGGTCTTAAAATCGCAAGAGGCAAATATGTCGGCTGTATTGACGGTGATGCGGTCTTAGATTACAGAGCGTTGGATTATATGGTACAGGCTTTAGAAACCAATCCGAGATACGGTGCGGTTACCGGTAATCCGAGAGTACGTAATCGCAGTACGATTTTAGGACGCCTACAAGTATCCGAGTTTAGTTCCATTATCGGTTTAATTAAGCGCGCTCAATGTTTAATGGGAACTATTTTTACCGTATCGGGTGTTTGTTGTTTATTCAGAAAAGATATTATGTTTGAGATTGGCGGCTGGAGTACGAACATGATTACGGAAGATATTGACGTCAGTTGGAAAATTCAAACGTCGGGTTATGACATTTTCTATGAACCGAGAGCATTATGTTGGGTACTGATGCCGGAAACGATAAATGGGCTATTTAAACAGCGTCTTCGTTGGGCGCAAGGCGGTGCGGAAACCATGATGAAATATTTTCCGCAAATTTGGCGTTTAAAAAACCGTCGTTTGTGGCCGATGTTTATCGAATATATCGTGACCGCAGTTTGGGCGTTATTACTTTTTGCCTCCATTTTACTGAGTATATATAACTTAATCTTTAACAGCCAAATTAACTTATTGGATTGGGCTGAATTAAAGCCGAGTATTGCCATACTCTTTATTGCCTTTTTCACTCAATTAAGTATCAGCCTTTACATTGACAGTCGTTATGAGAAAGGGGTGGTGAAATATGCGTTTTCTTGTATTTGGTATCCTTGGCTGTATTGGAGCCTAAATACGATTACTTTACTGTGCGGGATCCCAAAAGCGATTTTCAGAAATAAAACCAAGTTAGCGGTATGGACCAGTCCTGATAGAGGAGTTTAATATGTCGGCACAACAATTACAAAAATTAATGATTATTAATAAAACTAAACAATTAGGTTGGTGGATTCGCTTAAAAAGCGTGTTTGTCACATTACTGACTTGGGGAATCTGGTTAGTGATGGGGTTTATGATTTGGCAACATAGAAATAGCCTTTTAGATTCGCCGGTCATTGATATTTATTATATCGGAGAGGTGATTCTGTTTATCTTTGCCGTGGTGTTTACTTTGATCTTTTTGACAGTATGTTGGTCGTATTTAGCCAAAAGTCGGAATAAAAAACCTTAATCTAGTATATAAACCAAGAAGATAGAAAAGCGGTTGAATTTGCAAGAAATTTTGTAAATTCAACCGCTTATTTGTTGTTTGATGATGATAAATCATCTCAAAAATTATGCTTTAGCTTTTTCCGCCGCTTTAACGATTACTGCAAATGCAGGTGCTTTTAATGAAGCACCTCCGACTAATGCGCCGTCGATATCCGGTTGTGTGAATAATTCCGCTGCATTCGCATCGTTTACAGAACCACCGTATTGGATGATAACTTGATCCGCAACCGCTTGTGATTTCGCTGCGATATGGCCACGGATGAATGCGTGAACCGCTTGTGCTTGAGCCGGAGTTGCGGATTTACCTGTGCCGATTGCCCAAATCGGTTCGTATGCGATTACCGCACCATTGAACGCTTCCACACCTAACGCATCGATTACCGCATCAATTTGTTTTGCACATACCGCTTCCGTTTGGCCCGCATCGTTTTCCGCTTCGGTTTCACCAATACATAATACAGGCACTAAACCTGCCGCTTTTAACGCACCGAATTTTTTCGCTACAAACTGATCACATTCTTTGTGGTAAGTACGACGCTCAGAGTGACCGATAATAATATATTTCGCACCGAAGTCTTTTAACATTTCGGTTGAAATATCACCGGTAAATGCACCTTGTACATTTACATCGACGTTTTGTGCGCCTAATGCGATTACTGATTGACCCGCTAACGCCGCTTCCGCTTCCGCTAAGTACATTACCGGTGGAGCGATTGCAACATCACAGCCTTTAACATCCGCTAATTCCGCTTTTAAACCGGCAATTAATTCTTTAGTAAACGCTTTGCTACCGTTTAATTTCCAGTTAC includes:
- the tpiA gene encoding triose-phosphate isomerase — its product is MARRPLVMGNWKLNGSKAFTKELIAGLKAELADVKGCDVAIAPPVMYLAEAEAALAGQSVIALGAQNVDVNVQGAFTGDISTEMLKDFGAKYIIIGHSERRTYHKECDQFVAKKFGALKAAGLVPVLCIGETEAENDAGQTEAVCAKQIDAVIDALGVEAFNGAVIAYEPIWAIGTGKSATPAQAQAVHAFIRGHIAAKSQAVADQVIIQYGGSVNDANAAELFTQPDIDGALVGGASLKAPAFAVIVKAAEKAKA
- the pgaB gene encoding poly-beta-1,6-N-acetyl-D-glucosamine N-deacetylase PgaB, which codes for MILKKFSQIIIACLSFLSIPVFANNTYSVLAYHSVVDESAPKDKRLYVSQTISSDQLIAHFNWFKSQGYNIVSWQQIIDAEKGKTKLPNKAVLLSFDDGYETMYSVIYPLLKAYNYPAVFAPVSSWISAPMGQKIQYGNEKLDREKFFATWQQIDEMQNSGLVEIASHTHDLHHGIKANPGGSQLAAMIAPEYKNGKYETEEQYKFRVLNDMKISSNLIKKYTGKAPQIMVWPYGAFTETTVKLAKEAGMPYHFTLKEKVNQVGDAHVGRFLIDAESNFAVMARYLNRVSDTDNESFVQRKLHINLDFVYSPDPIKFKANYDALISNVAKYGVTAVYLKAYSDSNKDGIIDAVYFPNKYLPVRADIFSQVAWQLRTRAGVKVYTWMPASLESLPENLRQVKVMQSLYQDLSLYSKTDGLFFDSKIGKHKWIDNSKESINLTKLWTAAAEPYFFFNRYTQRISRNIDPLDTNFTQNLVEFSKNYDGVLIEMRPYSLGGVKTKQEAKHWLLDIVQRVEESEVATKQILFDFAVVNPKTSENISSEELISWIKLLEQHQILSFGYYPNKYLFDESMLQKMKPYVSSNRDITRK
- a CDS encoding peptidylprolyl isomerase; protein product: MSAQQLQKLMIINKTKQLGWWIRLKSVFVTLLTWGIWLVMGFMIWQHRNSLLDSPVIDIYYIGEVILFIFAVVFTLIFLTVCWSYLAKSRNKKP
- the pgaC gene encoding poly-beta-1,6-N-acetyl-D-glucosamine synthase translates to MILEIFSLFVFAYPAVMAFYWAFAGLTYFLFKEKLKVPPNFEQMKHEEVPLVSLMVPCYNESDNLDEAIPHLLNLKYPNYELIFINDGSKDHTGEIIDKWAKRDKRVVALHQQNSGKASALNNGLKIARGKYVGCIDGDAVLDYRALDYMVQALETNPRYGAVTGNPRVRNRSTILGRLQVSEFSSIIGLIKRAQCLMGTIFTVSGVCCLFRKDIMFEIGGWSTNMITEDIDVSWKIQTSGYDIFYEPRALCWVLMPETINGLFKQRLRWAQGGAETMMKYFPQIWRLKNRRLWPMFIEYIVTAVWALLLFASILLSIYNLIFNSQINLLDWAELKPSIAILFIAFFTQLSISLYIDSRYEKGVVKYAFSCIWYPWLYWSLNTITLLCGIPKAIFRNKTKLAVWTSPDRGV